Proteins from one Procambarus clarkii isolate CNS0578487 chromosome 8, FALCON_Pclarkii_2.0, whole genome shotgun sequence genomic window:
- the LOC138360648 gene encoding uncharacterized protein: MYMSGVEAVNTKAKSGVEAVNTKAKSGVEAVNTKAKSGVEAVNTKAKSGVEAVNTKAKSGVEAVNTKAKSGVEAVNTKAKSDVEAVNTKAKSGVEAVNTKAKSGVEAVNTKTKSGVETVNTNTKSGVEAVNTKTKSGVETVNTKTKSGIEAANTKTKSGVEEVNTKTKSGVETVNTKTKSGIEAANTKTKSGVEAVNTKTKSGVEAESCPQA, from the coding sequence ATGTATATGTCAGGTGTTGAGGCCGTGAACACAAAGGCTAAGTCAGGTGTTGAGGCCGTGAACACAAAGGCTAAGTCAGGTGTTGAGGCCGTGAACACAAAGGCTAAGTCAGGTGTTGAGGCCGTGAACACAAAGGCTAAGTCAGGTGTTGAGGCCGTGAACACAAAGGCTAAGTCAGGTGTTGAGGCCGTGAACACAAAGGCTAAGTCAGGTGTTGAGGCCGTGAACACAAAGGCTAAGTCAGATGTTGAGGCCGTGAACACAAAGGCTAAGTCAGGTGTTGAGGCCGTGAACACAAAGGCTAAGTCAGGTGTTGAGGCCGTGAACACAAAGACTAAGTCAGGTGTTGAGACCGTGAACACAAATACTAAGTCAGGTGTTGAGGCCGTGAACACAAAGACTAAGTCAGGTGTTGAGACCGTGAACACAAAGACTAAGTCAGGTATTGAGGCCGCGAACACAAAGACTAAGTCAGGTGTTGAGGAGGTGAACACAAAGACTAAGTCAGGTGTTGAGACCGTGAACACAAAGACTAAGTCAGGTATTGAGGCCGCGAACACAAAGACTAAGTCAGGTGTTGAGGCCGTGAACACAAAGACTAAGTCAGGTGTTGAGGCCGAGTCTTGTCCGCAGGCTTAA
- the LOC138360664 gene encoding uncharacterized protein — protein MAPYTATHGTIHSNTRHHTQQHKASYTATQGTIHSNTRHHTQQHKAPYTATQGTIHSNTRHHTRQHKAPYTATQGIIHSNTRHHTQQHKASYTATQGTIHSNTRHHTQQHMAPYTATQGIIHSNTRHHTRQHKAPYTATQGTIHSNTRHHTQQHKAPYTATQGIIHSNTSHHTQQHKAPYTATQGTIHSNTSHHTQQHKAPYTATQGTIHGNTRHHTQQHKAPYTATQGTIHSNTRHHTQQHKAPYTATQGTIHSNTRHHTQQHKAPYTATQGIIHSNTRHHTRQHMAPYTATQGTIHSNTRHHTQQHKAPYTATQGTIDSNTRHHTQQHMAPYTATHGTIHSNTRHHTRQHKPPYTATQGIIHSNTRHHTRQHKPPYTATQGTIHSNTSHHTQQHKAPYTVTQTTIHSNTRHHTQQHKASYTATQGIIHSNTRHHTRQHKAPYTATQGIIHSNTWHHTQQHKASYTATQGIIHGNTRHHTQQHKAPYTATQGIIHSNTSHHTQQHKASYTATQGIIHSNTRHHTQQHKASYTATQGIIHSNTSHHTQQHKAPYTATQATIHGNTRHHTQQHKAPYTATQGIIHSNTSHHTQQHKASYTATQGIIHSNTRHHTQQHKPPYTATQGTIHSNTRHHTQQHKASYTVTQSTETNPSMITRQREH, from the coding sequence ATGGCACCATACACGGCAACACATGGCACCATACACAGCAACACAAGGCACCATACACAGCAACACAAGGCATCATACACAGCAACACAAGGCACCATACACAGCAACACAAGGCACCATACACAGCAACACAAGGCACCATACACGGCAACACAAGGCACCATACACAGCAACACAAGGCATCATACACGGCAACACAAGGCACCATACACAGCAACACAAGGCATCATACACAGCAACACAAGGCACCATACACAGCAACACAAGGCATCATACACGGCAACACAAGGCACCATACACAGCAACACAAGGCATCATACACAGCAACACATGGCACCATACACAGCAACACAAGGCATCATACACAGCAACACAAGGCATCATACACGGCAACACAAGGCACCATACACAGCAACACAAGGCACCATACACAGCAACACAAGGCATCATACACAGCAACACAAGGCACCATACACGGCAACACAAGGCATCATACACAGCAACACAAGCCACCATACACAGCAACACAAGGCACCATACACAGCAACACAAGGCACCATACACAGCAACACAAGCCACCATACACAGCAACACAAGGCACCATACACAGCAACACAAGGCACCATACACGGCAACACAAGGCATCATACACAGCAACACAAGGCACCATACACGGCAACACAAGGCACCATACACAGCAACACAAGGCACCATACACAGCAACACAAGGCACCATACACAGCAACACAAGGCACCATACACAGCAACACAAGGCATCATACACAGCAACACAAGGCACCATACACGGCAACACAAGGCATCATACACAGCAACACAAGGCACCATACACGGCAACACATGGCACCATACACGGCAACACAAGGCACCATACACAGCAACACAAGGCACCATACACAGCAACACAAGGCACCATACACAGCAACACAAGGCACCATAGACAGCAACACAAGGCATCATACACAGCAACACATGGCACCATACACGGCAACACATGGCACCATACACAGCAACACAAGGCATCATACACGGCAACACAAGCCACCATACACAGCAACACAAGGCATCATACACAGCAACACAAGGCATCATACACGGCAACACAAGCCACCATACACAGCAACACAAGGCACCATACACAGCAACACAAGCCACCATACACAGCAACACAAGGCACCATACACAGTAACACAAACCACCATACACAGCAACACAAGGCACCATACACAGCAACACAAGGCATCATACACAGCAACACAAGGCATCATACACAGCAACACAAGGCATCATACACGGCAACACAAGGCACCATACACAGCAACACAAGGCATCATACACAGCAACACATGGCACCATACACAGCAACACAAGGCATCATACACAGCAACACAAGGCATCATACACGGCAACACAAGGCACCATACACAGCAACACAAGGCACCATACACAGCAACACAAGGCATCATACACAGCAACACAAGCCACCATACACAGCAACACAAGGCATCATACACAGCAACACAAGGCATCATACACAGCAACACAAGGCATCATACACAGCAACACAAGGCATCATACACAGCAACACAAGGCATCATACACAGCAACACAAGCCACCATACACAGCAACACAAGGCACCATACACAGCAACACAAGCCACCATACACGGCAACACAAGGCACCATACACAGCAACACAAGGCACCATACACAGCAACACAAGGCATCATACACAGCAACACAAGCCACCATACACAGCAACACAAGGCATCATACACAGCAACACAAGGCATCATACACAGCAACACAAGGCATCATACACAGCAACACAAGCCACCATACACAGCAACACAAGGCACCATACACAGCAACACAAGGCATCATACACAGCAACACAAGGCATCATACACGGTAACTCAAAGTACGGAAACAAATCCTTCAATGATAACGAGACAAAGAGAACACTAA